CATTGCTGGTCTCGAAAATCGAGCGAATGTAGAACTCTTTGCCCGAGCCGGATGTGGCCAGCACCGGTTTGAACGACTCCGGGTATTTGACGATGGCGTAAAGAATGCCGGTGTCGGTCCACAGCCCGGCTTCACGCACGTACCAGCCGCCGACGTCCGGCGGGATGGTGACTTCGGCGAGCAGCCAGCTCGGGTTTTTCTCGTCCTGGAACAGTGCATTGAGCGGTCCGCGCCAGACTTCTCGCTTGAGCGCGGTGGCCGTCGCGGCCGGGTTGTAGACCGCGCCGCCGCCATCGCCGACGGAAATCTGCGTCAGCTTGATCGGTACGCCCGCCGCCTTGCAGGCGGTTTCGTAGGCAATCCCTGCGTTGGTTAGCAGGGTGTAATAGTCAGCCATTCAGGCCCCCTGAGGATAAATAGTGGATGTTTCGACGGTGTAGAGAGCGGCCGCCATGAAGGCTTTGCCGGAGGTTTCGAGTCCTTCGAGGAACACCGGATAGACCGTGGTCAGTTCGCCGCAGAAGGTCGCGGCACCGATGACGTGGTTGCCGAAGGCGCTGAGGCCGACCGATACCGACAGCACGTCCCGTTCGCTCTTGGCATCAGCCAGGCGTCGGTCGAGACGGGCGTCAATGGCTTCGCTGTAAGGTTGTTCGCTGAAGGCCCGTACAGAGAAGCTGTAAGGCGTGCCCGGCGGAGTCTGTTCGTACCAGGCGCGGATTTCGGGTCTGAGCTGCAACCCCTTGGCGGCGTTTTCCAGCGCC
The sequence above is a segment of the Pseudomonas sp. HS6 genome. Coding sequences within it:
- a CDS encoding phage tail protein I, which translates into the protein MTDQTPRPTLLPANSSALERALDIGFSTLIDRIAPPFPELMNPSSTPVAFLPYLAADRGVAEWSTDAPEAEKRLTVELAWPTARQAGTRKALENAAKGLQLRPEIRAWYEQTPPGTPYSFSVRAFSEQPYSEAIDARLDRRLADAKSERDVLSVSVGLSAFGNHVIGAATFCGELTTVYPVFLEGLETSGKAFMAAALYTVETSTIYPQGA